One window from the genome of Alkalihalobacillus sp. LMS6 encodes:
- a CDS encoding GTP pyrophosphokinase family protein produces MSNQGNAITMHQLKEAKKELTRFMMKYKFALDEMTTKIEILEEEFSYVHDYNPIESISSRLKTPESLLQKLKRKQIPLNINVIEKNIKDIAGVRINCSFQKDIFAIKEMLESHDDLKVINVKDYISKPKPNGYRSMHMIVEVPVYLSNCREHIPVEIQIRTVAMDFWASLEHKIFYKFEAAVPSQMLDELKKVADQSAALDKQMEALHNQSLRFTTKSDEGDLFKALSIDQEQFKLPNELLQSLSSFQQDDEK; encoded by the coding sequence ATGAGTAATCAAGGAAACGCCATTACGATGCATCAATTAAAAGAGGCAAAAAAAGAACTCACACGGTTTATGATGAAGTATAAGTTTGCCTTAGACGAAATGACAACAAAAATTGAAATTCTAGAAGAAGAATTTAGTTATGTTCATGACTACAATCCGATTGAAAGCATCTCATCTCGATTAAAAACACCAGAGAGCTTACTGCAGAAGTTGAAACGTAAACAAATTCCGTTGAACATAAACGTCATTGAAAAAAATATAAAAGATATTGCAGGGGTACGAATTAATTGCTCGTTTCAAAAAGATATCTTTGCGATTAAAGAGATGTTAGAGTCCCATGATGATTTAAAAGTGATTAATGTAAAAGATTATATTTCAAAACCGAAACCAAACGGCTATCGCAGCATGCACATGATTGTAGAAGTACCTGTCTACTTATCAAATTGTCGCGAGCATATTCCGGTCGAAATTCAAATCCGTACGGTAGCGATGGATTTTTGGGCTAGTTTAGAGCATAAGATCTTTTACAAATTTGAGGCAGCTGTTCCTTCGCAAATGTTAGACGAACTGAAAAAAGTAGCCGATCAATCTGCGGCACTTGATAAGCAAATGGAGGCCCTCCATAATCAATCGTTACGCTTTACAACCAAAAGTGATGAAGGCGATTTGTTTAAAGCATTGAGTATTGATCAAGAGCAATTTAAACTACCGAATGAATTGTTACAATCACTGTCCTCGTTTCAGCAAGACGACGAGAAGTGA